A single window of Fischerella sp. PCC 9605 DNA harbors:
- a CDS encoding NnrU family protein: MMLPPWLTPSHFIMLGLQFGFAIAHSGGAALRPWAEKYIGPRLYRAIFALVSLPLAIVLIIYFFNHRYDGLQLWQAQSVPWVKSFVWVLSAISFLFLYPATFNLLEIAAIQKPQVHLYETGIIRITRHPQMVGQVVWCIAHTLWLGTTFTLVTSLGLILHHLFGVWHGDRRLGWRYGEAFAAVKQRTSIIPFAAIIDGRQSLQWREFLRPAYIGVAVFVLLLWWSHPLLLVATSRVQW, from the coding sequence ATGATGCTGCCACCTTGGTTGACCCCCAGTCATTTTATAATGTTGGGACTACAATTCGGTTTTGCAATCGCTCACAGCGGCGGAGCAGCGCTGCGACCCTGGGCTGAAAAATATATTGGACCACGACTTTATCGTGCGATCTTTGCGTTGGTTAGCCTGCCTTTGGCTATAGTATTGATTATTTACTTTTTTAACCACCGCTACGATGGTTTACAACTTTGGCAAGCCCAAAGTGTACCCTGGGTAAAGTCTTTTGTTTGGGTGCTGTCGGCTATATCTTTTTTATTCTTGTATCCTGCTACTTTCAATCTACTAGAAATTGCTGCCATTCAAAAGCCCCAAGTCCACCTCTACGAAACAGGAATTATTCGCATTACCCGTCATCCGCAAATGGTCGGACAGGTCGTTTGGTGTATTGCCCACACTCTCTGGCTGGGTACTACATTTACTCTTGTCACTTCTTTAGGATTGATTTTGCACCACTTGTTTGGAGTTTGGCATGGCGATCGCCGTCTTGGTTGGCGCTATGGCGAAGCCTTTGCAGCAGTTAAGCAGCGTACGAGTATTATTCCCTTTGCAGCAATTATTGATGGGCGGCAATCTCTCCAATGGCGCGAATTTCTTCGCCCTGCTTATATTGGGGTGGCTGT